A part of Microbulbifer sp. MI-G genomic DNA contains:
- a CDS encoding PaaI family thioesterase, with product MNNVDHFRKLEAMYGTAPINEFYAPTMAVSEGKAVIEIDLGEKFYHAAGAVHGSVYFKMLDDAAFFATSSLEKTFFVLTTSFTTYLTRPVSEGKMQAIGKVVNRNKSQFIAESIVYDSNDKEIGRGNGMFIRSKRKLSETPGYGV from the coding sequence ATGAACAATGTTGATCATTTTAGAAAGCTGGAAGCTATGTATGGTACAGCCCCAATAAACGAATTTTACGCCCCTACAATGGCTGTTTCTGAAGGTAAAGCGGTTATTGAAATTGATCTGGGGGAAAAGTTTTATCATGCAGCCGGTGCGGTTCATGGTTCAGTGTATTTTAAAATGCTAGACGATGCGGCTTTCTTTGCCACCAGCTCTTTAGAAAAAACATTCTTTGTGCTTACTACTTCCTTTACTACCTATTTAACCAGGCCGGTTTCGGAGGGGAAAATGCAGGCAATTGGAAAAGTAGTCAATAGGAATAAATCCCAATTTATTGCCGAATCTATCGTTTACGACTCAAATGACAAAGAGATTGGCAGGGGCAATGGTATGTTTATTCGCAGCAAGAGAAAATTGTCCGAAACACCTGGCTATGGTGTTTAA
- a CDS encoding DUF6632 domain-containing protein, which yields MDDITRAKYLPIALIATGLVFIFAMYPLMIWIWPAGWGLTPQQPEYEQIIIGTFGILGIFLVLAAKNPSAHLKLIWFTIWLNLVYATIMVLMVLADRTEHANLFGNVPVQYLIAGVLWYLLPRHKKRPS from the coding sequence ATGGATGACATTACTCGCGCCAAGTATCTTCCCATCGCCCTGATTGCTACAGGACTGGTATTTATTTTTGCTATGTATCCGTTGATGATTTGGATCTGGCCCGCGGGATGGGGTTTGACACCGCAGCAACCCGAATACGAACAGATTATTATAGGAACATTCGGAATTTTAGGTATATTCCTGGTTCTTGCCGCCAAAAATCCCTCTGCTCACCTCAAACTGATCTGGTTCACCATCTGGTTAAATTTAGTCTATGCGACCATTATGGTGTTGATGGTTCTGGCTGACCGAACTGAGCACGCAAACTTATTTGGTAATGTTCCGGTACAATATTTGATTGCAGGGGTTCTCTGGTATCTGCTGCCCAGGCACAAAAAGCGCCCCTCTTGA
- a CDS encoding DUF6632 domain-containing protein — MEDTTRVKYLPIALKVIGLFFIFGVYPMMRLAWPPGYGWVPPYQQFQIIGLAIYATLGVCLIFAARNIATNIGLIWYTIWVNLICGTTMFVMELANRTGEVNWSLNIFVQYFIVGILWYLMPRHTKDLQ; from the coding sequence ATGGAAGACACCACTCGTGTGAAGTACCTCCCCATTGCCCTGAAAGTGATAGGCCTATTTTTTATCTTTGGTGTTTACCCGATGATGCGATTGGCATGGCCTCCGGGGTACGGGTGGGTACCGCCGTATCAACAGTTTCAAATCATTGGACTGGCAATATACGCAACTCTGGGTGTATGCCTGATTTTCGCTGCCCGAAACATCGCTACAAATATCGGTCTGATTTGGTACACCATTTGGGTGAATTTGATATGTGGCACCACGATGTTTGTGATGGAACTAGCTAATCGAACCGGTGAGGTAAACTGGTCCCTCAATATCTTCGTACAGTATTTCATTGTTGGAATTCTTTGGTATTTAATGCCCAGACATACCAAAGATCTACAGTAA
- a CDS encoding universal stress protein, translated as MPTQKIYLVAVDGSEWGNRAADYAVSMAKQTGARIRMITVIPWSSNDSTDEVVYHTDNGGKEEEKDYANNNILAPIIEKHKDSGVAIESEYLWGKPVEVIHKRAKETKANQIFVGRRGRSRFANLVLGSVANSLAHTVGKPITLVP; from the coding sequence ATGCCTACCCAAAAAATCTATTTAGTGGCTGTAGATGGTAGCGAATGGGGAAACCGCGCTGCTGATTATGCCGTTAGTATGGCAAAACAGACTGGGGCAAGAATACGCATGATCACTGTTATACCATGGTCAAGCAATGATTCTACCGATGAAGTGGTTTATCATACTGACAATGGTGGAAAAGAAGAAGAAAAAGATTACGCCAACAACAACATACTAGCGCCCATCATTGAGAAACACAAAGACAGTGGTGTGGCGATTGAGAGTGAATATCTCTGGGGTAAACCAGTTGAGGTTATTCACAAAAGGGCAAAAGAAACCAAAGCAAACCAGATATTTGTTGGACGCCGCGGTCGGTCCCGCTTCGCGAATCTGGTGTTGGGAAGCGTAGCTAATTCTCTTGCCCATACAGTGGGTAAGCCTATTACACTGGTACCTTAA
- a CDS encoding alkaline phosphatase PhoX — translation MSDPHTLTRRKLIRTGSAGLAALALGPSLLAMTRPLQAYGLVQVGDLEAPNDLGLRLPLGFRSRIVAAAGQRLIKDRWWRRTSYRWHIYPDGGATFPTQDGGWIYVSNSETIAPLGGGVSAVCFRPDGVVDDAYRILGSTNINCAGGPTPWNSWLSCEEVDFGRVFECDPYGQKAAEERPALGYFKHEAVAVDTLLGQLFLTEDERDGRFYRFLPDGLDSQNRLNLHAGMLQAASVDSQGYVTWLNVPNPTPNLFQTPTRQQLPESTTFNGGEGIWYTDGFVYFTTKGDNRVWKLDTNLNQLSILYDAATASEPILTGVDNITVSSGGDLLVAEDGGDMQIVVIDQEGNLAPLLQIVGQDNSEITGPAFSPDHSRLYFSSQRGSEVFGGGSGLGITYEVTGPFSEILAL, via the coding sequence ATGAGCGATCCACACACGCTTACTCGCCGTAAACTCATCCGCACCGGCAGCGCCGGACTGGCCGCTCTGGCCCTGGGGCCGAGTCTTCTGGCTATGACACGGCCCCTGCAAGCCTATGGCCTGGTCCAGGTGGGCGATTTGGAGGCACCTAACGATCTCGGACTACGCCTACCCTTAGGCTTCCGCAGCCGCATTGTTGCCGCCGCCGGCCAGCGCCTGATCAAAGACCGCTGGTGGAGACGCACCAGCTACCGCTGGCATATCTACCCTGATGGTGGCGCCACTTTCCCCACCCAGGACGGCGGCTGGATCTATGTCTCCAACAGTGAAACCATTGCCCCGCTGGGCGGCGGTGTTTCCGCCGTGTGCTTTCGTCCCGATGGTGTGGTTGACGATGCTTACCGCATCCTCGGCAGCACCAACATTAACTGCGCTGGCGGCCCTACACCCTGGAACAGCTGGCTGAGCTGTGAAGAAGTCGACTTTGGACGTGTCTTCGAGTGTGATCCCTACGGCCAGAAAGCTGCCGAAGAACGCCCGGCCCTGGGTTACTTCAAGCACGAGGCCGTGGCCGTTGATACCTTACTGGGTCAGCTCTTTCTGACCGAGGATGAACGCGATGGCCGCTTTTACCGCTTCTTACCCGACGGCCTGGACAGCCAGAACCGGCTGAACCTCCACGCCGGCATGTTACAGGCCGCCTCAGTGGACAGCCAGGGCTATGTAACTTGGCTCAACGTACCCAATCCTACCCCTAACTTATTCCAAACACCCACGCGCCAGCAACTGCCGGAAAGCACCACTTTTAATGGCGGCGAAGGTATCTGGTACACCGATGGCTTCGTCTATTTCACGACCAAAGGCGATAACCGGGTATGGAAGCTGGATACCAACCTCAACCAGTTGAGTATCCTGTACGATGCCGCCACCGCATCGGAACCGATTCTCACCGGCGTGGATAACATTACCGTATCCTCTGGCGGCGACCTGCTGGTAGCGGAAGATGGTGGCGACATGCAGATCGTGGTGATTGATCAGGAGGGTAACCTGGCCCCCCTGCTGCAGATCGTTGGCCAGGACAATTCTGAGATCACTGGTCCTGCTTTCAGCCCGGATCACAGTCGGCTGTATTTTAGCTCCCAGCGGGGCAGTGAAGTGTTTGGCGGTGGCTCCGGTCTTGGCATTACCTATGAGGTAACCGGTCCGTTTTCTGAGATTCTGGCACTTTAG
- a CDS encoding oxidoreductase, which yields MSWSLSDMPDMSGKEVIVTGGNVGLGFKSSLEMARKGASVTIACRSEVKGKIAVDRILKTVGEGNVQVLPLDLTDLASIKAFSEEFSSSRKSLDIVLANAGVVNLEKHQTVWGGHEAHMATNHYGHFALVGRLWPLLLSTDGSRVVVVSSLAYKQGVIDFDDLTWDKRPYNRMKCYGDSKLANLLFVNSFNRLSTKNNTSVIAVAAHPGLTATECQQSIGIGGKLAKWIASPVERGCLPQLLASSASMVKAGDFYGPKFGLIGSPKQLKLDRKALDESVADRLWDVSEKITQVSYN from the coding sequence GTGAGTTGGTCTTTATCAGATATGCCGGATATGTCCGGTAAAGAGGTTATTGTCACGGGCGGCAATGTTGGCCTTGGATTCAAAAGTAGTCTTGAAATGGCGCGAAAAGGGGCCAGTGTTACCATTGCTTGCCGTAGTGAAGTGAAAGGAAAAATTGCTGTAGATAGGATCCTGAAAACTGTTGGTGAGGGGAATGTTCAGGTTTTACCCCTGGATCTCACTGACCTGGCATCAATTAAAGCGTTCTCAGAGGAGTTTTCCTCAAGTCGAAAATCACTTGATATCGTTCTGGCTAACGCCGGTGTCGTCAACCTGGAAAAGCATCAAACAGTTTGGGGTGGACACGAAGCTCATATGGCTACAAATCACTACGGACATTTTGCCTTAGTAGGTCGTCTGTGGCCTCTGCTACTTTCAACTGATGGTTCTAGAGTTGTTGTGGTATCAAGTCTGGCCTACAAGCAAGGAGTTATTGATTTTGACGATTTGACCTGGGATAAACGCCCTTATAACCGCATGAAATGTTATGGAGATAGCAAGCTCGCAAATCTTTTGTTTGTCAATTCTTTTAACCGCCTTTCAACGAAAAATAATACATCGGTGATAGCTGTTGCTGCCCATCCTGGGCTAACCGCAACAGAGTGTCAGCAATCTATCGGTATTGGTGGAAAGTTGGCAAAATGGATAGCCTCGCCAGTGGAACGGGGTTGCTTGCCACAGTTGCTAGCGAGTTCAGCTAGCATGGTGAAAGCCGGAGATTTTTATGGACCAAAATTTGGCTTGATAGGCAGTCCGAAGCAGTTAAAACTCGACAGGAAAGCTCTGGACGAATCGGTCGCAGATAGACTTTGGGATGTGTCCGAAAAAATCACGCAAGTTTCATATAATTAG
- a CDS encoding 5'/3'-nucleotidase SurE, translating to MNKLIQLTAIVMVVMTVSTGSNSVGHTLPEPLNILLVNDDGFTSENTSALYDLLTEQGHNVIVSLPAQNQSGKSSSIALLRPILPVFDDTGTPIMPPIGSRDDDPHYTFVNGTPVMAMLRGIDILAPIFFGAKPDIVISGPNKGNNLGVFTVNSGTVGAAIAAAQRGIPAIAVSASHDDGEGEVEKIAILTNKVLAAVQDYGKEPLLPIGMALNVNFPSLKNVDINDIEFAATVVGNTAPFVLSFYDDLANSPIAQEAAGGALDGFAGLSVDVPSVIDMPAEEDDDAETLLHQQGFVTTSAIQPTYAAGRTEKLIVRRILSHGLD from the coding sequence ATGAATAAACTCATTCAATTAACTGCCATTGTAATGGTAGTAATGACTGTGTCCACTGGTTCAAACTCTGTTGGACATACACTACCGGAACCGTTGAATATTTTATTAGTAAATGATGATGGCTTTACCTCAGAAAATACCAGTGCATTATATGACTTGCTTACCGAGCAGGGACATAATGTCATTGTCAGCCTTCCAGCTCAAAATCAAAGCGGCAAATCTTCCAGTATTGCTTTGCTGCGCCCAATTTTACCGGTTTTTGACGATACGGGAACACCTATCATGCCTCCTATTGGATCAAGAGATGACGATCCTCATTATACTTTTGTTAATGGTACGCCCGTGATGGCTATGCTGCGTGGTATCGATATACTTGCACCGATCTTCTTTGGTGCTAAGCCCGACATTGTTATTTCAGGGCCCAATAAGGGAAATAATCTGGGGGTATTTACGGTAAACAGTGGTACGGTAGGTGCAGCCATTGCCGCTGCCCAGCGCGGGATTCCTGCCATTGCAGTCAGCGCTAGTCATGACGATGGTGAAGGGGAAGTGGAAAAAATTGCTATTCTTACAAACAAGGTACTGGCAGCTGTACAAGACTATGGAAAAGAACCTTTATTACCCATCGGTATGGCATTAAATGTGAACTTTCCTTCACTGAAAAATGTGGATATTAACGATATTGAGTTTGCAGCTACGGTCGTGGGAAATACAGCACCATTTGTCCTATCGTTTTATGATGACTTGGCAAACAGTCCCATTGCTCAGGAAGCAGCGGGCGGTGCACTTGATGGATTTGCTGGTTTATCTGTGGATGTCCCCAGTGTCATTGATATGCCAGCGGAAGAGGATGATGATGCTGAAACGTTATTACATCAACAAGGCTTCGTGACCACCTCAGCCATACAACCGACTTATGCGGCGGGACGTACCGAAAAACTGATTGTGCGCCGTATTTTGTCTCACGGATTGGATTAA
- a CDS encoding DUF6632 domain-containing protein encodes MNDITRAKYLPIALITIGMIFIFAMYPMMAWIWPAGWGLTPPQPEHEQIIAVFFAILGIFLILAARNPTANIDLIWLTIWLNLVYATIVLLTVLADRAEIANLIGNIPVQYFIAWVLWYLLPRNKNHSLLAY; translated from the coding sequence ATGAATGACATTACTCGCGCCAAGTATCTTCCCATTGCCCTGATTACTATAGGAATGATATTTATCTTTGCCATGTATCCGATGATGGCGTGGATATGGCCTGCGGGATGGGGTTTGACACCGCCGCAGCCTGAACACGAACAGATTATTGCAGTGTTCTTTGCGATTTTGGGTATATTCCTGATTCTTGCCGCAAGAAATCCCACTGCTAACATTGATCTGATCTGGCTTACCATTTGGTTGAATCTCGTATATGCGACCATTGTGTTGTTGACCGTGCTAGCTGATCGCGCCGAAATAGCCAATTTGATCGGTAATATTCCGGTGCAGTATTTCATTGCATGGGTTCTCTGGTATCTGCTACCCAGGAATAAAAATCACTCATTATTGGCTTACTAA
- a CDS encoding DUF6632 domain-containing protein, with the protein MDDISRVKNLIIAMRLIGVFFIFAIYPLMTWIWPSGWGWTPRQPEYERIIAGAFATLGVFLVIGSKYPLKYINLIWFTIWLNLVYATIMLLMVAVDRSGEENLFGNIPVQYLIAGILWYFIPKNIRRLKKILYGVR; encoded by the coding sequence ATGGACGACATCAGCCGTGTCAAAAACCTCATTATTGCTATGAGACTTATAGGGGTATTTTTCATCTTTGCCATTTACCCGCTTATGACATGGATATGGCCCTCGGGCTGGGGGTGGACACCGAGACAGCCTGAATATGAGCGGATCATTGCTGGTGCATTCGCAACCCTGGGTGTATTCCTAGTTATCGGCTCTAAATACCCTCTTAAATATATCAATCTAATCTGGTTCACAATTTGGTTGAACTTGGTATATGCAACCATAATGCTTTTGATGGTCGCAGTTGATCGAAGCGGGGAAGAAAACCTGTTCGGAAATATTCCCGTGCAGTATTTAATTGCCGGAATTCTCTGGTATTTTATACCCAAAAACATTCGGAGACTAAAGAAAATACTCTACGGTGTTAGATAA